GCCAGATCGCCGCGGCGAACACGTCCGGCTCGTCGATCCTCGCGTCGGGACCGGAAGCCGCGAATCCCGGTGCGAGCAACCCGGCGGTCCCCCGCTCGGATGCCAGCGTCACGCCCGGCGAGAACCTCCCGGCACTCGTCGGCGAGATCCTCCGCCTGACCGACAGTTCCCCGGTCGCCCAGAAGTGGGTCGCCGAGGGCGGCGACACCGGCCGTCTCGGTGCGGCACTGACCGGGCTCCTGCCGGCGAAGGCCGGGTTCACCGGAGCGCAGTTCGTCAACGGCGCGATCTACACCTCACCGAACGGCGGTGTCTGGACGGTGCTCGGCGAGATCTTCCGGACGTGGAGCTCGCTCGGTGCCGACGGCGGCGAACTGGGACTCCCGACCAGTGACGAGTACCCGATCCCCGGCGGTATGCGGACGGACTTCGAACAGGGCTCGCTGATCTTCAACGAGATCACCGGCGCCGTCACGAAGATCCTCAAGGCCTACAACGACACCTACGCCGAGCAGATGGCGGAGAACCCCGCCGCGGCACCGGTGGAGCCGGCACCCGCGCCCGAACCGGCACCCGAGGTGGCGCCGGTCGGCTGACCCCGTACCCCCGACTCGAGCGGTGGTGGTCCTAGGACCACCACCGCTCGAGTACTTTCGCGACCCCGTCCTCGGCATGGCTGGCGGTGATCTCGTCGGCCGCCGCCTTGGTGTGCGGATGAGCGTTGTCCACCGCGACGCCGTGACCGGCGAACGTGAGCATGGGAATGTCGTTCGGCATGTCACCGAACGCCGCGATCCCCGTGGAGGGGACGCCGAGCAGTTCCGCGACGGTAACCAGCCCGGTCGCCTTCGTGACACCCGGAGCAGCCAGCTCGACCAGCCCGTTGTTCGTCGAGTACGTGAGATCGGCCTTGCCCGCCACGTGCGGGGCCAACGCGTCGACCATGGACTGGCTGGTGGCTCCCGGCAATCGGACGAGCAGCTTCACCGCGGGCGTCGCGATGACCTCCTCGTCGGACATCTCGGTGTTGTCGGGATTGAGCCACGCGTGCTCGTACCCGGGAGAACTGACGAACTGTGCGGTGGCCGCGTCGTGCGCACTCGCACCCACCCGCTCGGCAGCCAGACCGGCGCCGGGAAGCAGATCCGTCGCCAACTCGGCCAGCCACGCGAGGACGTCCACGTCGAGAGTGGTGGCGCTCAGCACCCGGTCGGACGCACTGTCGTAGATGACCGCGCCGTTCGCGCACACCGCGAGCGG
This genomic interval from Rhodococcus triatomae contains the following:
- a CDS encoding Cof-type HAD-IIB family hydrolase yields the protein MNIDRPSLVASDVDGTLIDHEERVSARTREAVSSVIASGTPFVLATGRPPRWIHPVVEGLRYAPLAVCANGAVIYDSASDRVLSATTLDVDVLAWLAELATDLLPGAGLAAERVGASAHDAATAQFVSSPGYEHAWLNPDNTEMSDEEVIATPAVKLLVRLPGATSQSMVDALAPHVAGKADLTYSTNNGLVELAAPGVTKATGLVTVAELLGVPSTGIAAFGDMPNDIPMLTFAGHGVAVDNAHPHTKAAADEITASHAEDGVAKVLERWWS